One window of the Chitinophaga niabensis genome contains the following:
- a CDS encoding response regulator transcription factor — protein sequence MKLLLIEDEPLLLDEMDLYLTEQGYRCEKATNYKEGEEKITLYEYDVVVLDITLPGGNGLALLKLLKDQFRDAGVLIVSAKDSLSDKVAGLGLGADDYITKPFYLEELNARINALMRRRSFSGNNRMKIDMLVIDTAAQEVHWKDHIIALTKKEYELLLYFIVNKNRVVSKQSIAEHLWGDHYDMADNYDTVYVHTMNLRKKITAHSGTDYIKTVYGMGYKFMAP from the coding sequence ATGAAACTATTACTCATAGAAGATGAGCCCCTATTATTAGATGAAATGGACCTTTACCTGACAGAACAGGGATACCGTTGTGAAAAGGCCACTAATTATAAGGAAGGGGAAGAAAAGATCACCTTATATGAATATGATGTAGTGGTGTTGGATATCACCCTGCCGGGTGGGAATGGACTTGCCTTACTGAAATTACTAAAGGACCAGTTCAGGGATGCGGGTGTGCTGATCGTTTCCGCGAAAGACTCTCTTTCCGATAAAGTAGCAGGCCTGGGGCTGGGAGCAGATGATTACATTACCAAACCCTTCTACCTGGAAGAACTCAATGCACGTATCAATGCCCTGATGAGAAGAAGGTCTTTCAGCGGCAATAACCGTATGAAGATAGATATGCTGGTGATAGATACCGCAGCCCAGGAAGTACACTGGAAAGATCATATCATTGCACTCACTAAAAAGGAATATGAGTTACTGCTCTATTTTATTGTGAACAAAAACCGTGTGGTAAGCAAACAATCTATTGCGGAACATTTATGGGGAGACCATTATGATATGGCAGACAATTACGACACGGTATATGTACACACCATGAACCTCCGTAAAAAGATCACCGCGCATAGCGGCACTGATTATATCAAAACAGTATACGGCATGGGGTATAAATTCATGGCACCATGA
- a CDS encoding sensor histidine kinase, translating to MKLLHRTTRDFLLATIVILLITGAGLYLFLQDEVTAEMNEQLALQAATVSRQLEEGKDAHYLFTEISKTTDPVRLDPVYGDTLLYDPIQKVTEDYHYLDIVKNIRGENYHIKVMTTYIGWDEYFKMIFTALLGTTLLLAAASILINYFSSRKIWKPFFLNLESIKNFSVSNDEALKLYDSPIKEFKEMQHTLYDMTQRSHREYNALREFTENASHEIQTPLGIIQSKLDRISQLNVSEEMSRHITQAKSGVDRLKRMNKNLLLLAKLDNNTFADKQMVWFDEVINQHLETMEELFTVKEIAASTHIQRTPVLSNPYLCEILVSNLISNALRYTEEGGLINISLSTEQFQISNTGTELDFPAEFLFDRFRKSTKHVQSTGLGLAIVQQICQLNSWKVNYHYADQQHVFTVLF from the coding sequence ATGAAATTATTACACAGAACAACGCGGGATTTCCTGTTAGCCACAATCGTTATCCTGCTGATCACGGGTGCAGGATTATACCTGTTCCTGCAGGATGAGGTAACAGCTGAAATGAATGAACAACTGGCATTACAGGCCGCTACAGTAAGCAGGCAACTGGAGGAAGGAAAGGATGCGCACTACCTGTTCACAGAGATCTCCAAAACAACAGACCCGGTACGCCTGGACCCGGTATACGGAGATACCTTACTATATGATCCCATTCAGAAAGTAACAGAAGATTATCACTACCTGGATATCGTTAAGAACATCCGGGGAGAAAACTATCATATCAAAGTAATGACCACCTATATCGGATGGGATGAATACTTCAAAATGATCTTTACTGCCCTGCTTGGTACTACCCTGTTATTGGCTGCTGCCAGCATACTGATCAACTATTTCTCCAGCCGGAAAATATGGAAGCCCTTCTTCCTCAACCTGGAAAGTATCAAGAACTTTTCCGTTAGTAATGATGAAGCATTAAAGTTATACGACTCCCCTATCAAAGAATTCAAAGAGATGCAGCATACGCTGTATGATATGACCCAGCGCAGCCACCGGGAGTATAATGCATTGCGGGAGTTTACGGAGAATGCTTCCCATGAGATACAAACACCACTCGGCATCATTCAATCCAAGCTGGACAGGATCAGCCAATTGAATGTAAGTGAAGAAATGTCCAGGCATATTACACAGGCGAAATCAGGGGTGGACAGGTTGAAGCGGATGAACAAGAACCTGTTGTTATTGGCTAAACTGGACAATAATACCTTTGCGGACAAACAGATGGTATGGTTTGATGAAGTGATCAACCAGCACCTGGAAACAATGGAAGAATTGTTTACGGTGAAAGAAATAGCCGCATCCACGCATATACAGCGTACGCCGGTATTATCGAACCCATATTTATGCGAGATCCTTGTATCCAATCTTATCTCCAATGCGCTGCGGTATACGGAAGAAGGCGGGTTGATCAATATATCACTTTCCACAGAGCAGTTCCAGATCTCCAATACCGGTACGGAACTGGATTTCCCAGCGGAGTTTTTGTTTGACAGGTTCAGGAAAAGTACGAAGCATGTACAGTCTACAGGTTTGGGATTGGCTATTGTACAGCAGATCTGCCAGTTGAACAGCTGGAAGGTTAACTATCATTATGCTGATCAGCAGCATGTATTCACGGTACTCTTTTAA
- a CDS encoding discoidin domain-containing protein → MNKLFLYILLGGIIACKKDTTFSEKDGDVRVYMSQAISGSFTDITVNRRAPLQSDSAYAFDVNAFFAGAGYLTAPRDINVRFALDYTKWDSINTARVNAGQPAFEKIPDNIFLFKTAQALIKKGGTISDNINFTINAKQIQEGHNYMIPVRLESADGFALNPAKSITYFVVKVTPPVYPEINRSTWTILNVDSEEASGEGPNNGRAIFALDGLLNTFWHTQWDGGEPPLPHHIAIDMKTTQTLSGLYLTARQNAPNGAPKTVVVEASADGTTWQAAGTYQLAAINAQQPVFFTQTFNVRYFRVTVTATHGNTNITFFAEVSAF, encoded by the coding sequence ATGAACAAGTTATTCCTATACATACTCCTGGGTGGTATCATTGCCTGTAAAAAGGATACTACTTTCAGCGAAAAAGACGGTGATGTGCGTGTCTATATGTCGCAAGCCATCAGCGGCTCATTTACAGACATTACCGTAAACCGCAGGGCACCGTTGCAGTCAGACAGTGCCTATGCATTTGATGTGAATGCCTTCTTTGCCGGTGCCGGTTATTTAACTGCGCCCCGGGATATCAATGTGCGTTTTGCACTGGATTATACAAAATGGGATTCCATCAATACCGCACGCGTGAATGCAGGGCAACCTGCATTTGAGAAGATACCGGACAATATCTTCTTATTTAAAACAGCACAGGCGCTTATCAAAAAAGGTGGAACTATCAGCGATAATATCAACTTCACCATCAATGCCAAACAGATCCAGGAAGGGCATAATTACATGATCCCCGTAAGACTGGAATCAGCAGATGGTTTTGCCCTTAACCCGGCAAAGTCCATCACTTACTTTGTAGTGAAGGTAACACCACCTGTATATCCGGAAATAAACCGCAGTACCTGGACCATTTTAAACGTGGATTCAGAAGAAGCAAGCGGGGAAGGCCCTAACAACGGCCGCGCCATCTTTGCACTGGATGGTTTGCTGAATACATTCTGGCATACACAATGGGATGGAGGGGAACCGCCATTGCCACATCATATCGCCATAGACATGAAAACAACGCAAACACTGTCTGGCCTTTATCTCACAGCACGGCAGAATGCACCCAATGGGGCGCCTAAAACTGTAGTGGTGGAAGCCAGTGCAGATGGTACAACCTGGCAGGCAGCTGGTACCTACCAACTGGCAGCTATCAATGCCCAGCAGCCTGTATTTTTTACGCAGACATTTAATGTCAGATATTTTAGGGTAACGGTAACTGCAACGCATGGCAATACCAATATTACCTTTTTTGCAGAGGTGAGTGCTTTCTGA
- a CDS encoding RagB/SusD family nutrient uptake outer membrane protein — protein sequence MRTIHALYIFALILLLGACKKEDFLDRFPQDAISEPTYFKNENDLKLYLNRFYDALPVQRGNSEANSDNFAQGNRDVFLAGEYVVPATDAAANGWSYSGWANIRYVNYFLQRYNRAEMDATLKNNYAAEGRFFRALFYWDKVKRFGAVPWINRDLTDTSTAILFGPRQPHKQVMDSVLADLNFAVANAAEATNVQFAGRITKDVALALKARICLWEGTFRKYQALGDEQTYLRAAADAAELLINSGRYGIYKTGNPSKDYYNLFIQEELRGNTENIMAMRFIKDVSMHNLTRQISDVWPALTKNFVRSFLDKNGVPTALSPLYQGDETLDKEMIDRDPRFSQIVATRGFSFTNNPNGTRDEMTLPRIPGVVTGYAAVKNYSPDPAQWNANQSTLDLFIFRYAETLLIYAEAKAELGEADQVVIDKTINKIRERVGMANMVITTLVKDPQSVFPALPVLLDEIRRERRIELVGDGFRFDDLLRWKAGNLINNAETILGMKLTPALRAQYPANQVSNVQVDANFYIRVYPNIAARTWNDKMYLYPIPNNELTLNPALLPQNLGW from the coding sequence ATGAGGACGATACACGCTTTATATATATTCGCACTGATCCTGCTACTGGGTGCCTGCAAAAAGGAAGATTTCCTGGACAGGTTTCCACAGGATGCCATCAGTGAGCCCACTTATTTCAAGAATGAGAACGATCTGAAGTTATATCTCAATCGTTTTTACGATGCCCTGCCGGTTCAACGTGGTAACAGCGAGGCTAATTCAGACAACTTTGCACAAGGTAACCGTGATGTTTTCCTGGCAGGTGAATATGTGGTGCCGGCAACAGATGCTGCCGCTAACGGCTGGAGCTATAGCGGCTGGGCCAATATCCGCTACGTGAACTATTTTCTGCAACGATATAACCGCGCGGAAATGGATGCAACACTGAAGAACAATTACGCCGCAGAAGGCCGTTTCTTCAGGGCTTTATTCTATTGGGATAAAGTGAAAAGATTTGGTGCAGTACCCTGGATCAACAGAGATCTTACAGATACTTCCACTGCTATCTTATTCGGCCCCCGTCAGCCACACAAGCAGGTCATGGATTCCGTATTGGCTGATCTGAACTTTGCTGTAGCAAATGCTGCAGAAGCTACCAATGTACAATTCGCCGGCAGGATCACCAAAGATGTGGCATTGGCTTTGAAAGCAAGGATCTGCCTGTGGGAGGGTACCTTCCGTAAATACCAGGCACTTGGTGATGAACAAACTTACCTGCGTGCAGCCGCAGATGCAGCGGAGTTGCTCATCAACAGTGGCCGCTATGGCATCTATAAAACAGGAAACCCCTCAAAGGATTACTACAACCTGTTCATTCAGGAAGAATTGAGAGGTAATACAGAGAATATCATGGCCATGCGGTTCATCAAAGATGTAAGCATGCATAATCTAACCCGCCAGATCTCAGACGTATGGCCTGCGCTTACCAAAAACTTTGTTCGTTCTTTCCTTGATAAGAATGGTGTGCCCACTGCACTCAGCCCATTGTATCAGGGGGATGAAACCCTGGATAAAGAAATGATAGACCGCGATCCGCGTTTCTCACAGATCGTAGCTACCCGCGGTTTCTCTTTCACTAATAATCCCAACGGCACCCGTGATGAAATGACGCTGCCACGTATTCCTGGTGTAGTAACAGGATATGCCGCAGTGAAGAATTACAGCCCGGACCCTGCACAATGGAATGCCAATCAATCCACTTTAGACTTATTCATTTTCAGATATGCAGAAACACTGCTCATCTATGCAGAGGCAAAAGCAGAACTAGGAGAAGCAGACCAGGTGGTAATTGATAAAACCATCAATAAGATCAGGGAACGTGTAGGTATGGCTAACATGGTGATCACTACACTTGTAAAAGACCCGCAGTCTGTTTTTCCTGCATTGCCTGTATTGCTGGATGAGATCAGGAGAGAAAGAAGGATTGAGTTAGTGGGTGACGGTTTCCGTTTTGATGACCTGCTACGCTGGAAAGCCGGCAACCTCATCAACAACGCGGAAACTATCCTTGGCATGAAGCTTACACCTGCACTCAGGGCACAATACCCTGCCAACCAGGTGAGCAATGTACAGGTAGATGCGAACTTTTACATCAGGGTATATCCCAATATCGCCGCCAGAACATGGAACGATAAGATGTACCTGTACCCGATCCCTAACAATGAATTAACCTTGAATCCTGCTCTGCTGCCACAGAACCTGGGATGGTAA
- a CDS encoding TonB-dependent receptor: MKKIRLGPASRPGVPVIPLVKLLLMMKMTVIIICMCSMQSFALIGRAQEKVSLNLKQSSLKKALKAIEKQTSIHFVYNDEMLQDAALIDVAVKEKAWTETLHQILKNTSLSYKLVDDNLVVITYTANKAQTVARGKVTDATGQPLIGVSLWEKGSSNGTVTKEDGSFSLSVKSDTSTIVFKYIGFAVKEVQASTNMTVVLEADNTSLNEVVVVGYGTQKAANLTGAVATVSAKTLESRPLANLAQGLQGTLPGLNVNLNNGAPGQGANFNLRGTLGTLSSTTPLVLVDGVVMDPNLINPDDVENVTVLKDAASAAIYGGRAAYGVILITTKTGKQGKLNISYSGNYTISRPTRMPDYLGGSDYINMFRDAARRAGGNSYNYTDQDSILAAKFQADPANNSDVYVDPDRPNRYRYVGNTDWIDVLYPGYQPQQQHNISLTGGEGKTTYAASLGYFNQEGLLREADQQYKRYNASLRLTNKTTSWLDLNFKASLNHSTLNTPNGTQFNDASSQNWSFLPTDLTPLMPVRHPDGHFSGQGNYTNMIALMKLNGRQKYDINDIWLTGGFVIKPIKNVRIVTDYTWNGYFYNKTQHYKAFSEYGANGALLGTYPWTTPSRLFQTNSSDSYYALNSYAEYENTFGGKHYLKAMIGYNEELKQNRSFGVTAKNLVDPTLPSLVPNNDKNPALTAAQSEWAVSGSFFRLNYIYADKYLLEVNGRYDGTSRFRRGNRYLFSPSVSAGWRVSQEKFFAPLSNIVNDLKIRGSYGILGNQLTSSTYPYIATMPIGQTGYVFNDNLTSPYVGAPALVNPEFTWEKVNTVNIGVDATFLKNRLGLVFDRYVRTVKDLIIAAGAQPGALGANPPSVNGADVQTKGWELNLTWRDNLSKDFNYNIGFNLSDNISKVTKYGLNPKGLITDFYVGHTLGETWGYTTAGFFQSADEVSKSASQKEIWGGDWLPGDIRYVDLDGNGVINAGDNTTANPGDKRIIGNTSPRYQFGLNIGADYKGFDATIFFQGTMKRDFWLGGAYFWGLVDEWSVPLKHNLDTWTPENRNAYYPVNKIGAWYDQETQTKYKQNAAYARLKQVTLGYSLPQSLLSRAKIARVRVYVTGQNLFEITKLHKAFDPELLGGQTYPLSRAWSFGLQVGL; the protein is encoded by the coding sequence ATGAAAAAAATCAGACTAGGACCGGCATCCAGGCCCGGAGTACCTGTCATTCCACTTGTCAAGCTCCTGCTCATGATGAAAATGACCGTCATTATTATCTGTATGTGTTCCATGCAATCTTTTGCCCTGATCGGGCGGGCGCAGGAAAAGGTTTCACTCAACCTGAAACAGAGTTCCCTCAAAAAAGCGCTCAAGGCCATTGAGAAGCAAACATCCATTCATTTTGTGTACAACGATGAAATGCTGCAGGATGCGGCATTGATAGATGTTGCCGTGAAAGAAAAAGCATGGACGGAAACACTGCACCAGATCCTGAAAAATACCAGCCTCAGTTATAAACTGGTGGACGATAACCTGGTAGTGATCACTTATACTGCCAATAAAGCGCAGACGGTGGCAAGGGGAAAGGTAACAGATGCAACAGGCCAGCCGCTAATTGGTGTAAGCCTGTGGGAGAAAGGTTCCAGCAATGGTACCGTTACGAAAGAGGATGGTTCTTTTTCCCTTTCTGTAAAAAGTGATACTTCTACTATTGTATTTAAATATATCGGCTTCGCAGTAAAAGAAGTGCAGGCATCTACTAACATGACCGTTGTGCTGGAAGCGGATAACACTTCTTTAAATGAAGTGGTGGTAGTGGGTTATGGTACACAGAAAGCAGCAAACCTTACAGGGGCTGTGGCTACGGTATCTGCTAAAACACTGGAGAGCCGGCCGCTGGCTAACCTGGCACAAGGGTTACAGGGAACTTTACCCGGGTTGAATGTGAATTTGAATAATGGAGCGCCCGGGCAGGGTGCGAATTTCAATCTTAGAGGAACTTTAGGAACCCTTAGTTCTACAACACCGCTGGTATTGGTAGATGGTGTGGTGATGGACCCTAACCTGATCAACCCGGATGATGTGGAAAATGTGACAGTATTGAAGGATGCTGCCTCTGCTGCTATTTACGGTGGCCGGGCCGCCTATGGTGTAATCCTTATTACCACTAAAACCGGTAAACAGGGTAAATTGAATATCAGCTATTCCGGTAATTATACCATCAGCAGGCCTACAAGGATGCCTGACTATCTCGGTGGTTCCGACTATATCAACATGTTCAGGGACGCCGCACGCAGAGCAGGTGGTAACAGTTATAATTATACAGATCAGGATTCCATCCTCGCAGCAAAATTCCAGGCGGACCCTGCTAATAACTCCGATGTATATGTTGATCCGGACAGGCCCAACCGCTACCGGTATGTTGGGAATACGGATTGGATAGATGTACTGTATCCTGGCTATCAGCCACAGCAGCAACATAATATTTCCCTTACTGGTGGTGAAGGGAAAACCACTTATGCCGCCAGCCTGGGCTACTTTAATCAGGAAGGTTTGTTGCGGGAAGCAGATCAGCAATACAAACGTTATAATGCATCCCTGAGGTTAACAAATAAAACAACCAGCTGGCTGGACCTTAACTTCAAAGCAAGCCTGAACCATTCTACTTTAAATACACCAAACGGCACACAGTTCAATGATGCTTCTTCACAGAACTGGTCTTTCCTGCCAACGGACCTTACACCACTGATGCCGGTAAGGCATCCGGATGGCCATTTCTCCGGCCAGGGTAACTATACCAATATGATAGCGCTGATGAAACTGAACGGCCGCCAGAAGTATGATATCAATGATATATGGTTGACAGGTGGTTTTGTGATCAAACCCATAAAGAATGTCCGTATCGTTACAGACTATACCTGGAACGGATATTTCTATAATAAAACACAGCATTATAAAGCATTCAGTGAATACGGCGCAAACGGAGCATTACTGGGAACTTATCCCTGGACAACACCAAGCCGCCTCTTTCAAACCAATAGCAGCGATAGCTATTATGCACTCAATTCCTACGCAGAATATGAAAATACATTCGGTGGTAAACATTACCTGAAGGCAATGATAGGGTATAATGAAGAGTTGAAGCAAAACAGGAGTTTTGGCGTAACAGCAAAGAACCTTGTAGATCCAACCCTGCCAAGCCTCGTTCCCAACAATGATAAGAATCCGGCCTTAACTGCCGCACAGTCAGAGTGGGCAGTAAGTGGCTCATTTTTCCGTTTAAACTATATCTACGCAGATAAATATCTGCTCGAAGTGAATGGCCGTTATGATGGTACTTCCCGTTTCCGCAGAGGAAACAGGTATCTGTTCTCTCCCTCTGTATCTGCCGGATGGCGTGTTTCTCAGGAGAAGTTCTTTGCTCCGCTGAGCAATATCGTGAACGATCTTAAAATAAGAGGATCATACGGTATACTGGGTAACCAGCTGACCTCTTCCACTTATCCATACATTGCAACGATGCCGATAGGTCAGACGGGGTATGTATTTAATGATAATCTCACCAGTCCTTATGTGGGCGCACCTGCATTGGTGAACCCTGAGTTCACCTGGGAGAAAGTGAACACAGTGAATATAGGTGTGGATGCAACCTTCCTGAAGAACAGGCTGGGTTTAGTCTTTGATCGCTATGTGAGAACTGTGAAAGATCTGATCATTGCTGCAGGAGCACAGCCAGGTGCCCTTGGTGCCAATCCACCCTCTGTCAACGGAGCGGATGTACAAACGAAAGGATGGGAATTAAACCTTACCTGGAGAGATAACCTGTCAAAAGATTTTAATTACAATATTGGCTTTAACCTGTCTGATAATATTTCCAAAGTCACGAAGTATGGTCTCAATCCAAAAGGCTTGATCACAGACTTTTACGTAGGCCATACACTGGGTGAAACATGGGGATATACAACAGCAGGATTTTTCCAATCTGCAGATGAAGTCAGCAAATCTGCTTCTCAAAAGGAGATCTGGGGTGGAGACTGGCTGCCGGGCGATATCCGTTACGTAGATCTGGATGGAAACGGCGTAATTAACGCAGGCGATAACACAACTGCAAATCCGGGAGACAAACGCATCATAGGCAATACCAGCCCCCGTTACCAGTTCGGGCTGAACATCGGCGCAGATTACAAAGGTTTTGATGCCACTATTTTCTTCCAGGGAACCATGAAGCGCGATTTCTGGTTAGGCGGCGCTTACTTCTGGGGCCTGGTAGACGAATGGTCTGTACCATTAAAACACAACCTCGATACCTGGACACCGGAAAACAGGAATGCTTATTATCCAGTGAACAAAATAGGTGCCTGGTACGATCAGGAAACACAAACAAAATACAAACAGAATGCAGCCTATGCACGGTTAAAACAGGTAACGCTCGGATATTCTCTGCCACAGTCTTTGTTGTCAAGAGCAAAGATCGCCCGTGTAAGAGTTTACGTAACGGGGCAGAACCTGTTTGAGATCACTAAACTGCACAAAGCTTTTGATCCCGAATTATTGGGTGGCCAAACGTATCCTTTAAGCCGTGCCTGGTCTTTTGGCCTTCAGGTAGGTTTATAA
- a CDS encoding FecR family protein, translating into MQEERFYYLVSRTLSGSVSEPEKAELQQLIHEDERLHILYLQIFPEHKETEEEDRSEALQAYTAHFTKMQIAGQFEENILEEQPPRRWRRNLLMAASVLFTLMLGGWWLWSALPAKTSEVASREVKTPKGSQSYLTLPDGTEVWLNANSKIVYDNDFNQSARNVQLIGEAYFKVAKNQDKPFTIQAGGLKVKVLGTVFNLRSYPDEENIETTLVSGSVAITLDDQPGNTIQLKPGEKLSVHNRVSTSPLITRRIVDSLDTPEAPLLLLSKIRVDPLDSTLLDAAWKEGKLVFDGEEFGKVASKLEKWYNITVVVENENLYNTSFTGVFGKKSLVKVLNALQATGKLTYRQENDTVYVH; encoded by the coding sequence ATGCAGGAGGAACGCTTTTATTATTTAGTAAGCCGGACCTTATCCGGGAGTGTTAGCGAACCTGAAAAGGCCGAGCTGCAGCAGCTTATTCATGAAGATGAAAGGTTGCACATACTGTATTTACAGATCTTTCCCGAACATAAGGAAACGGAGGAAGAAGACCGCTCGGAGGCCTTGCAGGCTTATACTGCCCATTTTACAAAAATGCAGATAGCTGGCCAGTTCGAAGAGAATATCCTGGAAGAACAGCCGCCGCGCCGCTGGAGAAGAAACCTTTTAATGGCCGCTTCCGTATTATTTACATTGATGCTGGGAGGCTGGTGGTTATGGTCTGCATTACCCGCAAAAACAAGCGAAGTAGCCAGCCGGGAAGTGAAAACACCCAAAGGGTCTCAATCCTATCTTACCTTACCTGATGGAACGGAAGTATGGCTGAATGCCAATAGTAAGATCGTTTATGATAACGATTTTAATCAATCTGCACGGAATGTTCAATTGATAGGGGAAGCCTATTTTAAAGTAGCAAAGAACCAGGACAAACCATTTACCATCCAGGCCGGAGGTTTGAAAGTAAAGGTGCTGGGCACTGTTTTCAACCTGCGATCTTACCCGGACGAAGAAAATATAGAAACCACTTTAGTCAGCGGGTCCGTAGCTATTACGCTGGACGATCAGCCCGGCAACACCATTCAGCTGAAACCCGGAGAAAAACTGAGCGTACACAACAGGGTTAGTACCAGCCCATTGATCACCAGGCGCATAGTGGACAGCCTGGATACACCTGAAGCCCCCCTTTTATTACTCAGCAAGATCCGTGTGGATCCATTGGACAGTACATTGCTGGATGCTGCATGGAAAGAAGGTAAACTGGTGTTTGACGGGGAGGAATTTGGCAAAGTGGCATCCAAACTGGAGAAGTGGTATAATATAACCGTGGTAGTAGAGAACGAAAATTTATATAATACCAGCTTTACAGGCGTATTTGGGAAGAAATCACTGGTAAAGGTATTAAATGCCTTACAGGCAACGGGCAAATTAACTTACAGGCAGGAGAACGATACGGTGTATGTGCACTAA
- a CDS encoding RNA polymerase sigma-70 factor, translating to MDITLLQEQIAIFRNEGAYKQLFLHFYKGLVRFTDTYVRQNEVAEEIVSDAMLKVWTMKEGLLGVHNLKVYLFTAVKNAAINYLVKNRNYTTWDIDNIAPETFVSYLTPEQVTISRELKHDFATAIRALPPKCQMVYKLVREESFTYKEVATIMEISENTVDRHLNIAMRRLADVFKSYRSSTR from the coding sequence ATGGATATTACATTACTTCAGGAACAAATAGCCATTTTCCGCAATGAAGGGGCTTATAAACAGCTATTCCTTCATTTTTACAAAGGACTGGTGCGGTTTACGGATACCTATGTCCGGCAGAATGAAGTAGCGGAAGAAATTGTTTCCGATGCCATGCTGAAAGTATGGACCATGAAGGAAGGGCTGCTGGGCGTACATAATCTCAAAGTGTACCTCTTTACGGCTGTTAAAAATGCCGCGATCAATTACCTCGTTAAGAACCGCAACTATACTACCTGGGATATCGATAATATTGCCCCTGAAACATTTGTGTCCTACCTCACGCCGGAACAGGTGACCATCAGCAGGGAATTAAAGCATGATTTCGCCACAGCCATCCGGGCTTTACCCCCCAAATGCCAGATGGTTTACAAACTGGTAAGAGAAGAAAGTTTTACCTATAAAGAAGTGGCCACCATTATGGAGATCTCCGAAAACACGGTAGACCGCCACCTCAATATTGCCATGCGCCGCCTGGCGGATGTGTTTAAATCCTACCGCAGCAGTACCCGTTAA